A DNA window from Zingiber officinale cultivar Zhangliang chromosome 3A, Zo_v1.1, whole genome shotgun sequence contains the following coding sequences:
- the LOC122051823 gene encoding putative pentatricopeptide repeat-containing protein At5g52630, with the protein MRAYSTSIGIHRCSSRSYGSFLTIDHLTNLLAACNLTRPSNPYHAHQIHSLLLTSNLLPSPLLHAQLIDLYANSGQLHRALLIFADVRRHSSVVAWTSVIAHISRSRRPLDALSLFAQLHASVAPAPNSHTFSAVLPACAAAGADRFGRQVHALALRYGAAAAVYVASALTDMYAKCGRVEDFRKVFDEMAVRNLVSWNALIVGFVRNKLYCDAMEAFRSLLNDDGSLTPNQVSFSSVLNACSNAFSIGFGRAVHGLAVKLTVESSLAYVRNSLIDMYSKCGCLEEAAKVFDRCSNRDVVTWNVMMMGWIESDCPEGACGCFLHMVQEGVFPDETSFSTLLQALAMLASWGQGAAVHSLIVKTGCTQNQCVGSSLITMYAKCGSLEDAYRTFDEAKDQLNVVTWTSMITAFQQYGHGYKVIKLFDEMMDLGIEPDYITFVSVLSACSHNGLVDQGFKYFYSMSQVHKMAPGSEHYACMVDLLGRAGRLDEATQFIDAMPIQPDSSVWGALLAACRKFRNLELGSKVAQKLFRIEPHNSGNYVLLSNMYASNGMLEEAKDIRRLMQSNGVRKETGCSWIDVSNKTFVFTAHDQSHQATEQIYEMLERLKELVKAKGYVPDTQFAVNNVGEQNKEQNMWYHSERLALSFGLICLPLNAPIRIKKNLRTCGDCHTVMKLVSEIFRRKIILRDINRFHEFAGGVCSCRDYW; encoded by the coding sequence ATGAGAGCATACTCGACGTCCATTGGCATTCACCGCTGCAGCAGCAGATCATACGGCTCGTTTCTCACCATCGACCATCTCACTAACCTCCTCGCCGCTTGCAACCTCACCCGACCCTCGAATCCATACCATGCCCACCAGATCCACTCCCTCCTCCTCACGTCCAACCTCCTCCCCTCTCCACTCCTCCACGCCCAGCTCATCGACCTTTACGCCAACTCCGGACAGCTCCACCGCGCCCTCCTCATCTTCGCCGACGTCCGCCGCCATTCCAGCGTCGTCGCCTGGACGTCCGTCATCGCCCACATCTCCCGCTCCCGCCGGCCCCTCGACGCCCTCTCCCTCTTCGCCCAGCTCCACGCCTCCGTCGCCCCCGCCCCCAACTCCCACACCTTCTCCGCCGTCCTTCCCGCCTGCGCCGCCGCCGGCGCAGACCGCTTCGGCCGCCAGGTCCACGCCCTCGCGCTCCGGTACGGCGCCGCGGCAGCCGTCTACGTCGCCAGCGCCTTGACCGACATGTACGCGAAGTGCGGCCGCGTCGAGGATTTCCGAAAGGTGTTTGATGAAATGGCTGTCAGGAACCTCGTCTCTTGGAACGCGTTGATTGTGGGGTTCGTCCGCAACAAGCTGTACTGCGACGCGATGGAGGCTTTTCGCTCGTTGTTGAACGATGATGGGTCCTTGACCCCAAATCAGGTGAGCTTCTCCAGCGTGCTGAACGCGTGCTCAAATGCGTTCAGCATCGGCTTCGGGAGAGCGGTGCATGGCCTGGCAGTTAAGCTTACGGTGGAGTCATCTTTGGCCTATGTGAGGAACTCGCTCATTGACATGTACAGCAAATGTGGGTGTTTGGAAGAAGCTGCGAAGGTGTTCGACAGATGCTCCAACAGAGATGTTGTGACTTGGAATGTTATGATGATGGGTTGGATTGAAAGTGATTGCCCCGAAGGTGCTTGTGGTTGTTTCCTACATATGGTGCAAGAGGGAGTTTTCCCAGATGAAACCTCCTTTTCTACCTTACTCCAAGCTTTGGCCATGCTAGCTTCATGGGGTCAGGGTGCTGCAGTCCATTCCTTGATAGTGAAAACCGGGTGCACCCAAAACCAATGTGTTGGGAGTTCCTTAATCACCATGTATGCAAAATGTGGTAGCTTGGAAGATGCATATCGGACCTTTGATGAGGCAAAGGACCAGTTAAATGTGGTCACTTGGACATCCATGATAACAGCTTTCCAACAATATGGGCATGGATACAAAGTGATCAAACTATTTGATGAAATGATGGATTTGGGGATCGAGCCAGACTACATCACATTCGTTAGTGTTCTTTCAGCTTGCAGCCACAATGGGCTTGTCGACCAGGGATTCAAGTACTTCTACTCCATGTCTCAGGTCCATAAAATGGCACCCGGAAGCGAGCACTATGCTTGCATGGTAGACTTGCTTGGACGAGCTGGCCGTTTGGATGAAGCAACACAATTCATTGATGCAATGCCAATACAGCCTGATTCATCTGTGTGGGGTGCTTTGCTTGCAGCTTGTAGGAAGTTTAGGAACTTGGAACTCGGTAGCAAAGTGGCACAAAAGCTCTTTAGGATTGAACCTCATAACTCTGGCAACTATGTATTGCTTTCGAACATGTATGCATCCAATGGAATGTTGGAAGAAGCTAAAGATATCAGGAGACTAATGCAATCCAATGGGGTGAGGAAGGAGACTGGATGCAGCTGGATAGATGTATCAAACAAGACGTTTGTTTTCACAGCGCATGACCAATCACACCAGGCTACAGAGCAGATATACGAGATGTTAGAGAGGTTGAAGGAGCTGGTGAAGGCCAAAGGGTATGTGCCTGATACCCAATTTGCTGTTAATAATGTGGGGGAGCAGAACAAAGAGCAGAATATGTGGTATCATAGTGAGAGGCTAGCACTTTCATTTGGGCTAATATGCTTACCCCTGAACGCCCCCATTCGAATTAAGAAGAATCTGAGAACCTGTGGGGATTGCCACACAGTAATGAAGCTTGTTTCAGAGATTTTCAGACGAAAGATCATCCTGAGAGATATAAATCGATTCCACGAGTTTGCCGGTGGTGTGTGTTCTTGCA